The DNA region TATTCCCAATTCAGCAAGCTTGGCCGTTTCGGCTGCAGCTCGTGTTATAAATATTTCTCCGACCGCCTGGATCCGCTGTTCAAGCGAGTGCATGGCAACACGTCCCATGTCGGCAAGGTGCCGAAACGGACCGGCGGGGTCATTCAGCTCAAGCGCAAGATTGAGGAGCTGAAGAAGGAGCTTCAGTTCCGGATCGTGCAGGAGGAGTTTGAAACGGCCGCCGAGATTCGGGACCGGATCCGCGAGCTTGAGCGAAATATCGCTCAAGGATGAGGAACTTAGGATGATGCACTTTTTTGCTAGGAGGAATGCGTGATGTCTAATCACCGGTTTACCGATACGGCGCTGAGCGAATGGATGCGCGGGAATGGTCAGGATTCCGACATTGTCATCAGCACCCGTGTCAGGGTGGCGCGCAATCTGCAGCAGCTTCCTTTCCCGCTGCTGGCGACGAATCAGCAGTCGAGCGAAGTGCTAGAGCGCCTGATCAGCGTCATCAACGATAGGGAGCGGCTGAACGATTTTGGAGAGCTGCATGTGATCAAATTAAGCGATATCGACGATTTGGATAAACGGGTCCTTGTCGAGAAGCATCTGATCAGCCCCAATTTGGCCAATGAATCCCGAAACGGCGCTGTCATTTTGACGGAGGACGAATCCGTCAGCATCATGATCAATGAAGAGGATCATTTGCGCATACAGTGTTTATACCCGGGCTTTCAGGTCCGGGAAGCTTGGGAGCGGGCGACGGCGCTGGACGATATTTTCGAGGCGCATGTCGATTATGCCTTTGACGACAAGCGGGGATTCCTGACCAGTTGTCCGACGAACGTCGGAACCGGCCTCCGGGCCTCGGTGATGATGCATCTGCCGGCGCTGGTGATGACTCAGCAGATCAACCGGATCCTCTCGGCCGTGTCTCAGGTCGGTCTGACCGTTAGAGGCATTTACGGCGAGGGCAGCGAAGCTGTGGGGAATCTGTTCCAGATCTCCAACCAGATTACGCTTGGCCAGACCGAAGCCGAGATTATTGAGAATCTTCACAGTGTCGCCCTGCAAATCATTGAGCATGAGAAGAACGCCAGACAGCGTCTCCTTAATGAATCCAAGCTGCGGATTACGGACCGGGTGATGCGCTCCTACGGCATACTGTCCTACGCGGCGGTTATGGATTCCAAGGAAGCGGCGCAGCGGCTGTCCGATGTCCGTCTCGGTGTGGATCTCGGATTGCTTGAAGGTCCGGCCAGCTCGGTGATGAACGAGCTCAATGTGAAGACGCAGCCGGGCTTCCTGCAAAAGACGTTCGGAGAGAGCATGAATCCTTCGGAACGCGATATGTACAGAGCCAAGCTCATCAGGGAAACGCTCGCTGCGAAGCCGTAGATGAACTTTTGATTAAGAGACAGGAATCTAGGGCTTGCAGGAAGAATATTTCTTGACCCGGGATAAAAGGGCCAGGGTTCGGTTAATGGAATATAACCGTTGTTTCTTTAAATAGGCGAATCGGGCATCGTCCCTTCGGGACGGCGATACACCGAAATTCGTGAGGGTAAATATACATGAAACGTGGAGGTGCAATATTATGATGTTTGGCAGATTTACGGAACGTGCTCAGAAGGTGCTTGCATTGGCTCAGGAAGAAGCCGTGCGTTTGGGACATAACAATATCGGAACAGAGCATATTTTACTCGGACTCATCCGTGAAGGAGACGGCATTGCGGCTAAAGCGCTGATCGGCCTCGGGCTTGGTCTTGAGAAAATCCAGGATGAAGTGGAGACCTTGATCGGACGCGGCCAGGAGCAGCCAACCAATATTGCCTACACGCCGCGGGCGAAGAAGGTTATTGAGCTTTCCATGGATGAAGCCCGCAAGCTGGGGCACACCTACGTTGGAACAGAGCATATTTTGCTTGGATTGATTCGCGAAGGCGAGGGCGTGGCGGCACGCGTGCTGAACAATCTGGGCATCAGCCTGAACAAGGCGCGCCAGCAAGTGCTGCAGCTGCTCGGCAGCAGCGAGGCGGTATCGAGCCACCACGGCACGCCGCAAAACGTTAGCACGCCTACGCTGGACAGCTTGGCCCGCGATTTGACCGCGATTGCCAAGGAAGGCAACCTGGATCCGGTCATCGGCCGGAGCAAAGAGATCGAGCGCGTCATTCAGGTGCTGAGCCGCCGGACGAAGAACAACCCGGTGTTGATCGGTGAACCAGGGGTCGGTAAGACGGCCATCGCCGAAGGCTTGGCTCAGCGCATTATCAACAATGAAATCCCGGAAACGCTCCGCGATAAGCGGGTCATGACCCTCGACATGGGCTCGGTCGTGGCCGGCACGAAATACCGCGGCGAGTTTGAAGACCGGCTGAAGAAGATCATGGATGAGATCCGCCAAGCGGGCAACATCATCCTCTTCATCGACGAGCTGCATACGCTGATCGGTGCAGGCGGCGCGGAAGGCGCTATCGACGCTTCCAACATTCTGAAACCGTCCCTGGCGCGCGGCGAGCTGCAGTGCATCGGGGCGACGACGCTGGACGAAT from Paenibacillus ihbetae includes:
- a CDS encoding UvrB/UvrC motif-containing protein; protein product: MICQECGKRPATLHFTKIVNGEKTEFHFCESCAREKGELIPGTSNGFSIHSLLSGLLDLDPSGKGQNAGAKPAQTLRCEECGMTYSQFSKLGRFGCSSCYKYFSDRLDPLFKRVHGNTSHVGKVPKRTGGVIQLKRKIEELKKELQFRIVQEEFETAAEIRDRIRELERNIAQG
- a CDS encoding protein arginine kinase — protein: MSNHRFTDTALSEWMRGNGQDSDIVISTRVRVARNLQQLPFPLLATNQQSSEVLERLISVINDRERLNDFGELHVIKLSDIDDLDKRVLVEKHLISPNLANESRNGAVILTEDESVSIMINEEDHLRIQCLYPGFQVREAWERATALDDIFEAHVDYAFDDKRGFLTSCPTNVGTGLRASVMMHLPALVMTQQINRILSAVSQVGLTVRGIYGEGSEAVGNLFQISNQITLGQTEAEIIENLHSVALQIIEHEKNARQRLLNESKLRITDRVMRSYGILSYAAVMDSKEAAQRLSDVRLGVDLGLLEGPASSVMNELNVKTQPGFLQKTFGESMNPSERDMYRAKLIRETLAAKP